One stretch of Arachis hypogaea cultivar Tifrunner chromosome 20, arahy.Tifrunner.gnm2.J5K5, whole genome shotgun sequence DNA includes these proteins:
- the LOC112784220 gene encoding U-box domain-containing protein 26 → MPGSLEPLDLGVQIPYHFRCPISLELMRDPVTVCTGQTYDRPSIESWVATGNTTCPVTRAPLTDFTLIPNHTLRRLIQEWCVANRAFGVERIPTPKQPADPSMVRSLLNQASSDSAPTQLRVNSLRRLRGLARDSDKNRSLIASLGAVQILLTVVFSCNGSDEMNHEALAILVMFSLGENECEFVASDLDKIRYLSMLLFHSSMEVRVNSAALIEIVAAGTRLPELRSQISNVDEIYDGVIDLLRNPISFPRALKIGIKALFALCLVKQTRHKAVAAGAPEVLVDRLADFEKCDAERALATVELLCRVPAGCAAFAEHALTVALLVKIILKISERATEYAAGALLALCSESERCQREAVAAGVLTQLLLLVQSDCTERAKRKAQLLLKLLRDSWPQDSIGNSDEFACSQVLVVPL, encoded by the coding sequence ATGCCTGGCAGTTTAGAACCGTTGGATTTGGGGGTTCAGATTCCGTACCACTTCAGGTGCCCAATCTCGCTTGAGCTTATGCGAGACCCGGTCACTGTCTGCACCGGTCAGACCTACGACCGTCCAAGCATCGAGTCATGGGTGGCTACCGGCAACACCACCTGTCCGGTCACACGAGCACCGCTAACGGATTTCACTCTAATCCCTAACCACACACTCCGACGGCTAATCCAAGAATGGTGCGTCGCCAACCGTGCTTTTGGCGTCGAGCGGATTCCGACGCCGAAGCAGCCGGCAGACCCTTCGATGGTTCGCTCCTTGCTCAACCAAGCTTCGTCAGATTCCGCGCCGACTCAGCTCCGGGTCAACTCGCTCCGCCGACTCAGAGGACTCGCCCGCGACTCGGATAAGAATCGCTCTCTCATTGCTTCCCTCGGCGCCGTTCAGATCTTACTAACTGTCGTTTTCTCATGTAACGGTTCCGACGAGATGAACCATGAGGCGCTTGCGATTCTCGTGATGTTCTCGCTTGGCGAGAATGAATGCGAGTTTGTTGCATCTGATTTGGATAAGATCCGGTACCTGTCAATGCTTTTGTTTCATAGTTCCATGGAGGTCCGTGTTAACTCGGCCGCGTTGATCGAAATCGTTGCCGCCGGGACTCGGCTGCCTGAGCTCCGATCTCAGATCAGCAATGTCGACGAAATCTACGATGGCGTGATTGATTTGCTACGGAACCCGATATCGTTCCCGCGCGCGCTCAAGATTGGGATCAAGGCGCTGTTCGCGCTGTGTCTTGTGAAGCAGACCCGGCACAAGGCGGTGGCAGCGGGTGCGCCGGAGGTTCTCGTCGACAGACTCGCCGATTTCGAGAAGTGCGATGCTGAGAGAGCGCTTGCGACGGTGGAGCTCCTATGCAGAGTTCCGGCAGGCTGCGCGGCGTTCGCTGAACACGCGCTGACGGTGGCACTGCTGGTGAAGATAATACTGAAGATCTCAGAGCGCGCAACAGAGTATGCCGCCGGTGCGCTTCTGGCGCTGTGCTCGGAATCGGAGCGGTGCCAGAGAGAGGCGGTGGCTGCGGGTGTGCTGACTCAGCTTCTGCTTTTGGTCCAAAGCGATTGCACGGAGAGGGCGAAGAGGAAGGCGCAGCTGTTGCTGAAGCTGCTTCGGGATTCGTGGCCACAAGATTCCATTGGAAATTCTGACGAATTTGCATGCAGCCAGGTTTTGGTGGTGCCACTTTGA